The segment CGATCCGGTTGAAGAGCTATTGGGTGATGGTGGTCATGGACCAATTCACACGTCGGATCATCGGATTCGGAATTCACGCCGGCGATATCGATGGGGTCGCAGTCTGCCGAATGTTTAATCGCGCCATCTCCAGGATGGGAGTCCCGAAATACCTCAGTTCAGATCACGATCCATTATTTACGTTTCATCGATGGCAGGCAAATCTACGGATTCTGGAGATGGGGAAATCAAGAGCATTCCATATGTACCGATATCACATCCTTTTATCGAGCGACTGATCGGAACGATTCGACGCGAATATCTAGATCACGTTCTCTTCTGGGGTGAGATAGACCTTGCACGCAAGCTGGAGGAGTTTAGAACCTATTATAATGGATACCGGGTTCATTCCGCGTTGAACGGAGAAACCCCTTCTGGAATGGCGGGTCATCCTGTTCTTGGAGGTGCTCGCCTCGATGCTTACCAATGGAGGCCGCATTGTCGGGGCCGGTTCCAAACACCCATGGCAGCGTAAATTAAGAATTCGCCACCCACAGGGTTACGCCGCCTTTGCTTCCCCCCCGGCGAGTCCGATCTGCTGCATCAAGCCGACCAGATCGTAGAAGAGTCTTTCTTCGAGAATCTGGCCGTTTTCGTCCCAGTGCGCAACAGTGCAGAACTCCACCTCGAATTTCTTGTTGGTCGGTGGAATCGTCTTGCCGTCCGGCGTCTTCATCGGCCCCTTCATCGTGCCGGTGAATTTCGCCACCGAGCAGGTCCAATCATCCTGTCCGAACAATATTTTGTATGGATCATTAAGGTCTTGAAGAACTCAATCGACTCCTCCTCGTGCGCATTTCGTCCCCGTGTCGACTCCGGTTTGCCCGGCCAGAAGACGGCGGTGTTGTCGGCGTGGCGCTTCCTGAATGTCTCCCAGTCCTGGGAATTCCAGGCGTCATCCAATGTTTTCATCAACTCCTTGTTTCTCTCAACGTTATTCATAACAAGTCCTCCTTCCTAAAATGCTTAGCGGATCAGCTTGAATTCAATCTGGGTTCCCATCTTCAGCGTGTAGCCGAGCTGAATGTGAAAATAACCCAATGTCTCCAGCCAGCGGGCATTCTGAAGGGGGCCTGCATCGACTGGATCAAAACCGATCTCCCGCCCCATTTGAGTCACGGTCGCTTTGGCTGTCTCGTCATCCCCCGCCACAAAGAGGGTGATCGGCTCGTTCTTGATCCGTCCGGTGTCCATCTGGCCGGCGAAGGCGGTATTGAATGCTTTGATCACCTTCGCGCCGGGTACTTTCTTTTGAAGCTCCTCGGCCCCGCTGGTCGTGCATCCCAAAGCGAGCTGGTAATCGGGGGTCAGAACGTTCGTCACGTCGAGCAACACCTTTCCACTCACCGCTTCTCTGATTTCTCTCACGACCGCCTCCACTGCGTTGAACGGGACGGCGAGGATGATCGCCTCTCCCCACGACGCGGTTTCCCGAACCCCTTTGGGGTCGTTTCCGACGCTTCTCACCTCATACTTCACCCGCTCCAATCCCCGTCTGAGCGCGCCGCCGACATTTCCTTCTCCGATGATTCCGATCTTCGGTTTCATATGCTCCTCCCAATCACAAAAGTTTACGTTTCGCCGATAGACTGATCCTATCGCCGGTTGGTTCGGCCTGTCTATAACCCGGTTGGAGAGTGGGCCGCTGCAGCAGCCAATCTGAGCCATCACTCGCTCAGACACCGCTATACGGTGCCTGTCGGAACCATCTATTAGTCCTTTGCGCTGAATTGACCCTGCATCAAAGGATATGTTTCTCTGATCTTAGTAAGTGTACGAATCGTCCGAAAATAATTATTGGAGCGATACAGATCGCGCTCGGTTTCAAGGTACGCGGTTTGCGGGGATATCTGAGAAAGGCTGAAGCGTAAGAGAAGATTGATCCACGTCACTGCTATTTTTTGCTTCAATAAAAACAGTCCGTAGACATACCGTCATGGATAACGTCCTCATTGGAGGTTTTTATGATGCATGTGAGGAAACGAAAGGAGATTTTTCATATTGACGGAGGATGGTTCTCGGGGGATTGGCATTTCTCCTTCGACAATTACAACGATCCGGAGAATACAGGTTTTGGAAAATTGAGGGTCTTTAATGTCGACACACTCATCCCCGGAGCGGTCTGGCCGATGCATCCTCACCAAGAGATGGAGGTCATCACCTACTGCACGCAGGGGGTCTTCGAGCATGCCGATGATTTGGGAAACGACGGCCTGCTCTATCCGGGAGATGTCCAGCACACCACCATCGGGAGCGGCATGATGCATTCCGAGATCAATCATTCGAAAACGGAGCCGATGACCTTTATTCAGGTCTGGATCTTCCCCTGGAAGCAAGGCCTGACGCCGCGTGTGCAACAAAAACATGTCAAGAAGGAAGAGCGGCTCAACCGATTTACCCCACTGGTCTCCAACCGCGCGCCGGGCGCCCTTCCGATCGAGCAGGATGCGGAGGCGTTTGCTGCGGCCCCCGAATCGGGTGTTCAGATCCAGAAGAATCTGGAAAGGGACCAAGGCGCCTATCTCTATTTGATCTCGGGAGCTGTTCTTCTGAATGGAACGGCGCTCTCTCCGGGAGATGCGGCCAAGGTGATCGACGAGGCGGTGGCAATCGAGGCGACAGAACCGAGTGAGCTCTTTATCTTAATGGTACCTTT is part of the Candidatus Manganitrophus noduliformans genome and harbors:
- a CDS encoding integrase catalytic domain-containing protein, whose translation is MVHRVLTKHYHPSSTDGGPSWLTFIGNTRDSLWSVDLFRCESIRLKSYWVMVVMDQFTRRIIGFGIHAGDIDGVAVCRMFNRAISRMGVPKYLSSDHDPLFTFHRWQANLRILEMGKSRAFHMYRYHILLSSD
- a CDS encoding integrase core domain-containing protein; amino-acid sequence: MAGKSTDSGDGEIKSIPYVPISHPFIERLIGTIRREYLDHVLFWGEIDLARKLEEFRTYYNGYRVHSALNGETPSGMAGHPVLGGARLDAYQWRPHCRGRFQTPMAA
- a CDS encoding ester cyclase, which translates into the protein MAKFTGTMKGPMKTPDGKTIPPTNKKFEVEFCTVAHWDENGQILEERLFYDLVGLMQQIGLAGGEAKAA
- a CDS encoding NADPH-dependent F420 reductase; protein product: MKPKIGIIGEGNVGGALRRGLERVKYEVRSVGNDPKGVRETASWGEAIILAVPFNAVEAVVREIREAVSGKVLLDVTNVLTPDYQLALGCTTSGAEELQKKVPGAKVIKAFNTAFAGQMDTGRIKNEPITLFVAGDDETAKATVTQMGREIGFDPVDAGPLQNARWLETLGYFHIQLGYTLKMGTQIEFKLIR
- a CDS encoding pirin family protein — protein: MMHVRKRKEIFHIDGGWFSGDWHFSFDNYNDPENTGFGKLRVFNVDTLIPGAVWPMHPHQEMEVITYCTQGVFEHADDLGNDGLLYPGDVQHTTIGSGMMHSEINHSKTEPMTFIQVWIFPWKQGLTPRVQQKHVKKEERLNRFTPLVSNRAPGALPIEQDAEAFAAAPESGVQIQKNLERDQGAYLYLISGAVLLNGTALSPGDAAKVIDEAVAIEATEPSELFILMVPL